Genomic segment of Iocasia fonsfrigidae:
AAAAGAGGCCAGAGAAGAGGGACAGGTTGCTAGGAGTCAGGAACTGGGCACAGCCTTTACCCTGTTAGCTAGTTTTCTGGTTTTGCACTTTGCCTTTAAAGAAATGTTGTTTTCTATGGCTGGCAGAATGAGGTTTATTATCTCTATGGATAGTATTCCTGAGCTAGATAAGAATTCGGTCTTTGTCCTTTTGATGGACGGCTTTGTCTATATAGCAAAACTGGTAGCACCAGTAATGCTGGCCTCTGCTATAGTAGGTGGCCTGGTTTGTTTCCTTCAGGTAGGGCCATTATTAACACCAAAGGTAATCTTGCCCAAATTCAGTAAGATAAATCCGATATCTGGTTTTAAAAGATTGTTTTCTCTTAAAGCACTGATGGAACTGGGGAAATCACTGGCCAAAATTTTTGTTATTTCCTTGATAACTTTTTTCCATTTACGTCTAGCCTGGCCTAAGCTACTTACTACAACCCAGCAGGGATTTGAACCAGCCCTACTGTTTATAGCTGATTTAATCTTCAGGGTTGGTATCAGTGTGATTATCTTTCTTATTATCCTGGGTGTAATTGATTTTATTTATCAAAAATATGATCATACTAAAAACTTGAAGATGTCCAAATATGAAGTAAAACAGGAGCGCAAGGAACAGGAGGGTGACCCCCAGATAAAATCCAAGCGTCGTCAGAAACAGCTGCAGATGAGTTTAAATAGAATGATTCAAGCCCTGGAAGAGGCTGATGTGGTTATCACTAACCCTACTCACATTGCAGTTGCTTTGAAGTTTGATATTGATACCATGGATGCCCCGGTAGTAGTAGCCAAGGGTGAGGGG
This window contains:
- the flhB gene encoding flagellar biosynthesis protein FlhB, encoding MAKDSSTGEKTEAPTPKKLKEAREEGQVARSQELGTAFTLLASFLVLHFAFKEMLFSMAGRMRFIISMDSIPELDKNSVFVLLMDGFVYIAKLVAPVMLASAIVGGLVCFLQVGPLLTPKVILPKFSKINPISGFKRLFSLKALMELGKSLAKIFVISLITFFHLRLAWPKLLTTTQQGFEPALLFIADLIFRVGISVIIFLIILGVIDFIYQKYDHTKNLKMSKYEVKQERKEQEGDPQIKSKRRQKQLQMSLNRMIQALEEADVVITNPTHIAVALKFDIDTMDAPVVVAKGEGYLAQKIKEKAREFEIEIVENKPLARSLNAATEIGDEIPVDLYQAVAEVLAFVFKNNHRY